A genomic window from Brevibacillus agri includes:
- the fliQ gene encoding flagellar biosynthesis protein FliQ yields the protein MTQELLMQIAQSSVYTILLVSAPALGIALLVGLMVSVFQATTQIQEQTLAFIPKIVAVFIIILAVGPWMLRVMLDFTMGIFGNLHRFVG from the coding sequence ATGACACAGGAATTACTGATGCAAATTGCCCAAAGCTCTGTTTACACCATCCTGCTGGTTTCGGCGCCCGCGCTCGGGATCGCCTTACTGGTCGGGTTGATGGTCAGCGTTTTTCAGGCAACCACGCAAATTCAGGAGCAGACGCTCGCATTCATTCCGAAGATCGTCGCCGTGTTTATTATCATTTTGGCGGTAGGACCGTGGATGCTGCGCGTCATGCTAGATTTTACGATGGGGATCTTCGGAAACCTGCATCGTTTTGTCGGATAG
- a CDS encoding response regulator: protein MSNKVLIVDDAAFMRMMIKEILSKNGYSVVGEASDGAQAVEKYKELGPDLVTMDITMPEMDGISALKEIKKLDPNARVIMCSAMGQQAMVIDAIQAGAKDFIVKPFQADRVLEAIKKTLS, encoded by the coding sequence ATGTCAAACAAAGTATTGATCGTTGATGATGCAGCATTCATGCGTATGATGATTAAGGAGATTTTGTCCAAAAACGGCTACAGCGTCGTAGGGGAAGCAAGCGATGGAGCACAGGCGGTTGAGAAGTACAAGGAATTGGGACCAGATTTGGTGACAATGGACATTACCATGCCGGAAATGGATGGCATTTCTGCTCTGAAAGAAATCAAAAAGCTCGATCCGAACGCACGCGTCATCATGTGCTCCGCGATGGGACAACAGGCCATGGTTATTGATGCGATTCAGGCGGGCGCGAAAGATTTCATCGTAAAACCATTCCAGGCAGATCGCGTGCTGGAAGCGATCAAAAAGACTTTGAGCTAA
- the fliR gene encoding flagellar biosynthetic protein FliR: protein MSLYLTYLPVFLLVFVRMSAFFVVAPFFAIRGVPAQFKIGLAFIVALISFQALPVQGQIPLDLTFMLFVIKEALVGLILGYICELMFVAVQVAGGLMDMQMGLAMANVIDPKTGAYIPVTGNFKNILAILYFFSINGHHMLLRGIMSSYQAIPVDRMWAAFGSESAMMTAVKVFQNMFLSAFLMAAPIVVALFLVDLSLGIIAKSVPQFNIFVVGLPIKLLASFLLLIVVMPAFLLTLNGLFDNMFRALAEMMKSLGGSP from the coding sequence ATGAGCCTTTATCTCACGTATTTGCCTGTTTTCTTGCTGGTGTTTGTCAGAATGAGCGCCTTTTTTGTAGTGGCTCCCTTTTTCGCGATCAGGGGCGTGCCTGCCCAGTTCAAAATCGGCTTGGCCTTCATCGTCGCCTTGATTAGCTTTCAAGCGTTGCCGGTGCAAGGACAGATTCCGCTGGATTTGACGTTTATGCTCTTTGTGATAAAGGAAGCGCTCGTAGGCTTGATTCTCGGCTATATTTGCGAGCTGATGTTTGTCGCTGTCCAGGTTGCCGGAGGGCTGATGGACATGCAAATGGGCCTGGCCATGGCGAACGTGATCGACCCGAAAACGGGCGCCTACATCCCTGTGACGGGGAACTTCAAGAATATCTTGGCGATTTTGTATTTTTTTAGCATCAATGGACATCACATGCTGCTGCGCGGGATCATGAGCAGCTACCAGGCGATTCCGGTGGATCGCATGTGGGCCGCTTTTGGCAGTGAAAGCGCGATGATGACAGCGGTCAAAGTGTTTCAGAACATGTTTTTGAGCGCGTTTTTGATGGCGGCGCCAATCGTGGTCGCGCTGTTTTTGGTAGACCTCTCTCTTGGTATTATCGCCAAATCTGTCCCGCAGTTTAATATTTTTGTGGTCGGCTTGCCGATCAAACTGCTTGCCAGCTTTCTGCTCTTGATCGTTGTCATGCCCGCCTTTTTACTGACGTTAAACGGACTGTTTGACAACATGTTCCG
- the fliY gene encoding flagellar motor switch phosphatase FliY, with translation MSRDMLSQDEIDALLRANNLVEDEEEAKPAESQNVADFLSPFEQDALGEIGNISFGSAATALSTLLSQKVDITTPTVSVVNVDELESEFPIPHVAVHVEYTDGFKGINLLVIRMEDAAVIADLMMGGDGKPADTEMSELHISAVQEAMNQMMGSAATSMSTIFNQFINITPPGIDVMDLAQGKGGDSFSDDDSPLVKVSFRLKVGEHGELIDSNIMQLLPLSFAKKMIDRLVGGSDDEAAAALVAETEMPSIPAPSASAPPPAQPVQQEPVQSPVPPVAPPPPAQQPMQQPPAGYAPPMGYPGQPMYPDPYAQYAMPPGYAPYPGVYQQPPMAPPAPQHFGSPAANQANVVPAQFAPLGASPMYTGELQNLNLLQDIPLQVTVELGRTKKLIREILDLSAGSIIQLDKLAGEHVDILVNNKLIAKGEVVVIDENFGVRVTDIISQFDRVQKLQ, from the coding sequence GCAAAGCCCGCGGAGAGTCAGAATGTGGCTGATTTTCTTTCCCCGTTTGAACAGGACGCGCTTGGCGAAATCGGAAATATCTCCTTCGGCAGCGCCGCAACCGCGTTATCCACTTTGTTAAGCCAGAAAGTCGACATTACCACGCCGACCGTTTCCGTTGTCAACGTGGATGAGTTGGAAAGCGAGTTTCCAATTCCTCATGTGGCGGTCCACGTCGAGTACACGGATGGCTTCAAAGGGATCAACCTGTTGGTCATTCGGATGGAAGATGCGGCGGTAATCGCAGACCTGATGATGGGGGGAGATGGCAAGCCTGCCGATACGGAAATGTCCGAGCTGCACATCAGCGCAGTCCAGGAAGCGATGAACCAAATGATGGGTTCAGCGGCGACATCCATGTCCACGATCTTCAACCAGTTCATCAACATTACACCTCCGGGCATCGACGTGATGGACTTGGCGCAGGGCAAGGGCGGAGACAGCTTCTCCGACGATGACAGCCCGCTGGTGAAAGTCTCCTTCCGCTTGAAAGTCGGCGAACATGGCGAGTTGATTGACTCGAATATCATGCAGCTTTTGCCGCTTTCTTTTGCGAAGAAAATGATCGACCGACTGGTGGGAGGCTCGGATGACGAGGCAGCCGCAGCACTTGTAGCCGAGACGGAAATGCCGTCTATTCCGGCCCCGAGCGCGTCCGCTCCACCGCCAGCCCAGCCTGTGCAGCAGGAGCCTGTACAGAGCCCCGTACCGCCTGTAGCGCCGCCGCCTCCTGCACAGCAGCCGATGCAGCAGCCACCGGCTGGATATGCTCCGCCGATGGGTTATCCGGGGCAACCGATGTATCCGGACCCATACGCGCAATATGCGATGCCGCCGGGGTATGCTCCGTATCCGGGCGTTTACCAGCAACCGCCTATGGCTCCGCCAGCGCCGCAGCATTTCGGAAGCCCGGCAGCCAACCAGGCAAATGTCGTGCCAGCGCAGTTTGCACCGCTTGGCGCGTCCCCGATGTACACAGGAGAACTGCAAAATTTGAATCTCTTGCAAGACATTCCGCTGCAAGTAACGGTGGAGCTGGGACGTACCAAAAAGTTGATTAGAGAAATTCTTGACTTGTCTGCCGGATCCATCATACAGTTGGACAAGCTGGCAGGTGAGCATGTAGACATTTTGGTCAATAACAAGTTGATTGCCAAAGGCGAGGTTGTCGTCATCGACGAGAATTTCGGTGTCCGCGTCACCGATATCATCAGCCAGTTTGATCGTGTTCAAAAATTGCAATAA
- the fliP gene encoding flagellar type III secretion system pore protein FliP (The bacterial flagellar biogenesis protein FliP forms a type III secretion system (T3SS)-type pore required for flagellar assembly.) produces MKYFLQVLVLVAAVLAVPEMAAAAPGGTPLIPSIDLQIGGGTGTPQETSSAIQLLLILTVLSVAPAILLLMTSFTRIVIVLSFVRNALATQQMPPNQVLVALALFLTFFIMAPTLGKVNETAVQPFMQGKLTQQQAFDAAVIPFKEFMAKQTREKDLALFLEFTKAERPKTIQDIPLTVLVPAYAISELKTAFQIGFMIFIPFLVIDMIISSILMGMGMMMLPPVMISLPFKILLFIMVDGWYLVVKSLLTSF; encoded by the coding sequence ATGAAATATTTTTTACAGGTGCTTGTGCTTGTTGCCGCAGTGCTCGCGGTACCGGAGATGGCGGCAGCCGCGCCAGGAGGAACACCGCTAATTCCGAGCATTGACTTGCAAATCGGCGGCGGCACTGGGACACCACAGGAGACATCCTCAGCGATTCAGTTGTTGCTGATCTTGACTGTGCTCTCAGTGGCACCAGCTATCTTGTTGTTGATGACGAGTTTTACGCGAATTGTCATTGTCTTGTCGTTTGTGCGAAATGCCTTGGCGACCCAGCAAATGCCGCCCAACCAGGTGCTGGTGGCGCTCGCTTTGTTTCTGACGTTTTTCATCATGGCCCCGACTTTGGGCAAAGTGAATGAAACGGCCGTGCAACCATTTATGCAGGGCAAGCTGACGCAGCAGCAGGCATTCGATGCGGCGGTCATTCCGTTCAAGGAATTTATGGCCAAGCAGACGCGCGAAAAAGATTTGGCGCTGTTTTTGGAATTTACGAAAGCGGAGCGACCGAAGACGATTCAGGATATTCCGCTTACTGTTCTCGTACCTGCCTATGCGATCAGCGAGCTGAAAACGGCCTTTCAGATCGGCTTTATGATCTTCATCCCGTTTCTGGTCATCGACATGATTATCTCCAGCATTTTGATGGGGATGGGGATGATGATGCTGCCGCCGGTCATGATTTCGCTGCCGTTCAAAATTTTGCTGTTCATTATGGTAGACGGCTGGTACTTAGTAGTGAAATCCCTTTTGACCAGTTTTTAG
- a CDS encoding flagellar biosynthetic protein FliO translates to MWIFSLILVLFVSALPIAVHAEGTVADAYNQGNTDKSNAPAGGEQPAAIPGSGTGSMIGYLVQVIFSLGFIAVLIFFLLRFLGRRQVGQSQGPIKIISAAALGNGKTLQVVMIGESLYIVGVGENVQLLRRIEPGEEVDLILADAEIAPIKNPLSLNWLPFGKKKQADEELLFSSDVDGKTFQELLKGQWDNVKNRPLNSDLWDKEEVSDRGDRK, encoded by the coding sequence TTGTGGATCTTCAGTCTGATCCTCGTGCTGTTTGTCTCCGCCCTGCCCATTGCCGTCCATGCGGAAGGTACTGTAGCCGATGCGTACAACCAAGGGAATACAGACAAGAGCAATGCGCCCGCCGGCGGCGAACAGCCGGCGGCCATTCCGGGCAGCGGAACAGGCAGCATGATCGGTTATTTGGTGCAAGTCATTTTTTCACTCGGCTTTATCGCTGTTCTTATCTTTTTCCTGCTCCGTTTTCTCGGGCGACGCCAAGTCGGGCAAAGCCAAGGACCGATCAAAATTATCAGTGCGGCAGCCCTTGGCAACGGGAAGACGCTGCAGGTGGTCATGATCGGAGAGTCCTTGTACATTGTGGGAGTGGGAGAGAATGTCCAACTGCTTCGCCGCATCGAACCGGGGGAAGAGGTGGACCTGATCTTGGCCGATGCGGAAATCGCACCGATCAAAAACCCGTTATCGCTGAACTGGCTGCCATTCGGCAAAAAGAAGCAGGCTGACGAAGAGTTGCTGTTTTCTTCGGATGTGGACGGAAAAACCTTTCAGGAGCTTTTGAAAGGGCAGTGGGACAACGTGAAAAATCGACCACTCAACTCCGACTTGTGGGACAAAGAGGAAGTTTCCGACAGAGGGGACCGAAAATGA